Genomic window (Mesorhizobium sp. M4B.F.Ca.ET.058.02.1.1):
GGCATGTGCGGAGATTATGATTCCTCGCTCGGCATGGACAAGGAGGAGCCGCTCAACCGCTTCCTGTCGAAAGTGCCGAAAGGCCGCTTCGAGGCGGCAAACGGTCCGGCGACCTTGTGCGGCGTCGGCGTCGAGATTTCCGACCGGACAGGGCTGGCGGAGAAGATCGCGCCGTTTCGTCGCGGGCCCAGGCTGGAAGAAACCGCGCCGTCCTTCTGGTCGTGACATTGATATGAGCGGCGTCAGTACCTAACTGGCGGCGACACCTGCTTCAGATCGTAGAGGGGACGACCTCCATGCAGCTCATCGAATTCCTGGCGCCGCACTTTGCCTTTGTCTCCGACCCGACCGCCTGGGTCGCGCTGCTGACGCTGGTGGTGCTGGAGGTCGTCCTCGGTATCGACAATCTGATCTTCATCTCGATCCTGACCAACAAATTGCCCGCAGGGCAAAGGGCCCGCGCGCGCCGGCTCGGCATCTCGGCGGCGCTGATCATGCGGCTGGTGCTGCTCGCCACCATCTCGATCATCGTCCAGCTGACGACGCCGGTGTTCACCGCCCTTGGCCACGGCTTCTCCTGGCGCGACCTGATCCTGATAGCCGGCGGCCTGTTCCTGGTATGGAAGGCGACCAAGGAAATCCACCACACGGTCGATCCCGAGGACCACAAGGACACGATGCTCGGCGAGACGCTGCAGATATCGCTCGCCGGCGCCATCTTCCAGATCCTTTTGCTCGACCTCGTGTTCTCGATCGATTCGATCATCACCGCCGTCGGCATGACCGACGAGATCGCCATCATGTACATCGCCGTCATCGTGGCGGTGAGCGTGATGATGCTGGCGGCCGGTCCGCTTGCCGATTTCATCGCCAAGAATCCCAGCATCGTCATGCTGGCGCTCGGCTTCCTGCTGATGATCGGCATGACGCTGATCGCCGACGGCATGGGCTACCATGTGCCCAAGGGCTACATCTACGCGGCGATGGGCTTTTCGGCGCTGGTCGAGGGGCTCAACATGCTGGCGCGGCGGCGCAAGAAGGCAAGGTCCGGCGAAGGGCATTGAGCATGGCAGCCCGCCCGGCGGCGGGCGGTCCCCTTCCCGGCTGCCTCGGGCTTATTTGCTGTCCGAAGTCGGTAGCTCACCACGCATTTCGCTGGGGTAGAACCCTTCACGCAGGTTGATGCCGTACTCGACATAGGCCTTCATGCAGGCGAGCATCTGTGACCAGCCCTCGCAATTGCCATAGGATGATTTGCGGCCGGCCTCATCCTCACGCCATCCGCTTTCGGCGATGGTGACGAAGGTGCCGCCGTCCTCCAGCGGCTCGAAGTTCATCTCGATCGTGGTCTTGTAAGCCGGCACTACGCCGGGGCCGCTGCCATCCCAACGCAGCAAAATGCGCTTGTTGGGAACCACCTCATCGACCTCCACCGGCACGGTCTTCCACCAGGTCACGGTGGTGCCGGCGACCAGTGGGGCGCTGGCGCCGCCAAGGGTGGTGAAATAGCCGCTCAGCTTGCCCGGATTGGCGACTGCGTCGAAGACCTCGGCGACCGGCTTGCCGATGCGACCGGAAACCCTGAATCCAAGAGACATATCCACAGCTCCTTCCTTGCTCGTCTCGACGATATGTTATATAATTATAACATGTCAAGCCGATCGCGAGACGACAATGTTTTCAAGGCGCTGGCGCATCCGCGCCGGCGGGAATTGCTGGATCGGCTGAAGGATGCGCCGCTCACCACAGGCATGCTGTGCGAGGCCTTCCCCGACATGGACCGGTGCACCGTCATGCTGCACCTCAAGGTGCTGGAGGAGGCCGAGCTCGTCGTGGCGAAGCGCGAGGGGCGCGAGCGTTGGAACCATCTCAACGCGCTGCCGATCAAGCAGATCCATGACCGCTGGATCAGCCAGTATGCCGGCCATGCGCTAAGCATCATCGGCCGGCTGAAGTCCGATCTGGAGCACTGAAGGCCGGATCGATCGGATCCGCGCGCGCCCCTTTACCACGCGCGGCTGGACGAATTGAGCCGATTTATCTATAAGCCGGCCATTCCGAGAGAGCGCCGTATGCCTTGCAGGCGTATCAGGGACGTTCTGAAATTTTGAATTCGAGCATTTTGCGAAGAGCAAGGTCACTGCACCTGGCTTCAGGATGCTCTAGCCGAAAACGACAGGGGTGCCATGGCTGGCCATTCACAGTTCAAGAACATCATGCACCGCAAGGGCCGCCAGGACGCGGTGCGGTCGAAAATGTTTTCCAAGCTGGCGCGCGAAATCACCGTCGCCGCCAAGACCGGCACGCCGGACCCGGCGATGAACCCACGGCTGCGCCTTGCCGTGCAGAACGCCAAGGCCGTCTCGATGCCGAAGGACAACATCCAGCGCGCCATCAACAAGGCTTCGGCCGGCGACGGCGAAAACTACGAGGCCGTGCGCTATGAGGGCTACGGCCCGGGCGGCGTGGCGCTGATCGTCGAGGCGCTGACCGACAACCGCAACCGTTCGGCTTCGAACGTGCGCGCCGCCTTCACCAAGGCCGGCGGGGCGCTGGGCGAAACCGGCTCGGTGTCGTTCATGTGGAACCGCGTCGGCGAGATCTATTATCCGGCATCGGCCGGCAACGCCGACAAGGTCATGGAAGCGGCGATCGAAGCCGGCGCGGACGACGTCGAATCGGACGAGGAAGGCCACACCATCTACTGCGCCTTCGAGAATCTCGGCGACGTGTCGAAGGCGCTGGAAGCCTCGCTCGGCGAGGCGGAATCGGTGAAGCCGATCTGGCAGCCGCAGAACAACGTTCCGGTCGACGAGGAACGCGCGCAGTCGCTGATGAAGCTGGTCGCCACGCTCGAGGACGACGACGACGTGCAGAGCGTCTACGCCAATTTCGAGGTCGACGACGAGACCATGGCCAAGCTCAGCGCGGCCTAAGTCCGAAATATGAGCGAAGCTCAACCTGATATGAGCGACAAGCCGCTGCCTACCGTCCGCATCACCTATTGCACGCAGTGCCAGTGGCTGCTCAGAGCCGGCTGGATGGCGCAGGAGCTGCTCTCGACCTTCGGCACCGATCTCGGCGAGGTGACGCTGGTGCCGGGCACCGGCGGCATCTTCAGCATTTCCTGCAATGACACGCTTGTCTGGGAGCGCAAGCGCGACGGCGGCTTTCCGGACGCCGCGAAGCTCAAGCAACTGGTCCGCGACGTCATCGACCCGGAGCGCGATCTCGGCCATGCGGATCGCAAAGGTGATAAAAAAGACCCGGCCTGAGCCGGGTCTTTTGTTTGTGCCTTGCGCTTCTCAAAGCATCGACAGGATGAAACAGGCCATCGACACGATGGCCGTGATGGTGCGGACGTGATTCCACATCACCCATTGGCTCAGATGGTTCGCCCACACGGCGGCGCCGTTGGCGCTCGCCGGGTCGACGGCGGCGAGCGCGTCGTTGAGCGGCACGTTGAAGACCATGGTCACGATCGGGTTGCCGACGAAATAGATCACGGCGCCGGCAAGCAGCCAATACGTGCCCGACTGGGTCCAGCCCAACAGCGCGGCGGCAATCAGCCCCAGGCAGATGAGGCCGGTGCCGAACAGGGCCGTCATGAACGTCGGGGTGATCACCGTGACGTTGATCGAATTCATCGCCGCGATGCCGCTTGGGACGGGCAGCCGGGCAAGCGCCGCCATGACGAAATTGGAAAAGGCGAAGAAAACGCCACCGACGACGCCGGAGCCGATCGCGGCAATGAAGGTGAGGGTGGGAAGAAGTTTCATCATCTCAATTGCTCCAGATGCCGCTGGCGGCGGTTTCGGTTGCATAAGCGGAAAAGTCCTTCGGCTGGCGGCCGAGCGCGCGCTGCACGCCGTCGGCCAGCGTCTCGTTGCGGCCGTCGAGCACCTTCGTGAAGAGCTCGTCGAGCAGCCAGCCGAATTCCGGCGGCAAATTGTGCGCCGCCACAGCCTCGGTGAATTCGGCATGTGAGATCTGCTGGTAACGGATGTCGCGGCCGGCGGCCTTGCCGATCTCGGCGACGGCGTCGGCGAAGCTCAACAGGCGCGGGCCGGTGAGCTCGTAAAGCTGGCCGATATGACCTGGCTCCGTCAGGACGGTTGCGGCGACGTCGGCGATGTCGTCGACTTCGACGAAAGGTTCACCGACATTGCCGACCGGCAAGGCGACCTCGCCCTCGAGGATAGACTCGATCAGGAAGCCCTCGCTGAAATTCTGCGAGAACCAGGCGCAGCGCAGGATGGTCCAGTCGGCGCCGGAGGCCTTCAACATCTCCTCGGCGCGCTGGGCTTCAGGCTCGCCGCGACCGGAGAGCAGCACCAGGCGCTTGACGCCGCGTTCGACGGCAAGCCGGGCAAACGCCTCGACGGTTTCGGCGGCGCCCGGCACGGCGATGTCTGGATAGTAGCTGATGTAGACGGCGCCGACGCCGTCGAGCGCACGGCCCCATGTTTCCTTGTCCAGCCAGTCGAAGGGTGGCGTGCCAGCGCGGGAGCCGATGCGCACAGGAATTTTCCTGGCGATCAGCCGTTCGGCCAGGCGCCGGCCGGTCTTGCCGGTGCCGCCCAGGATCAAAATAGGTTTCGCAGTCATCTCGATCTCCTCGGCTTACAAATATGAGTAATCCTCACATTTGCAAAACGTGATAAACCCTCGTATTTTGTGAGTCAAGCGAGTTGTCGCAGAATCTTTCCGGAGGACTCCATGGAAGGCAGAGGTGCCGCGCCGCATCAGCAGGATGGATCGGTGGCCTCGCCGCGCCGGTCCCCGAGCCAGCAGCGCAGCCGCGAGCGGGTCGAGCGCATGCTTGCCGCCGCCTCGGCGCTGATCGCGGAGCAGGGCAGCGACGCCATGCGCATGGGCGAGGTGGCGGAAAGGGCGGGCGTTTCGATCGGCTCGCTCTACCAGTTCTTCCCCGACAAGCGGGCGATCGTCTGGGCGCTGGCCGAGCGCTACACCGCCGAAAGCCAGGCCTGCATTGCCGCAGCGCTCAAGGATGTCGGCGACGCCGAGGGCTTGCGGCGAGCATTTTCGGAACTGGTGGACGTCTATTACCGTCTGTTCCTGGCTGAACCGGTGATGCGCGACATCTGGTCGGGCACGCAGGCCGACAAGGCACTGCACGCGCTGGAACTCGCCGACAGCCGCGCCAACGCGGAATTCCTGACAGCGGTGCTCAAGCGGCTGCGTCCGAATGCCGATCCGGTGGCGCTTGAGACGACAGCGCTGCTGATCTGGCAGATGGGTGAGGCCGCTATGCGGCTGGCGATCTCCGTTGACCGCAAGGAAGGCGACCGGCTGGTCGCGGCCTACAAGCGCATGGCGTTGCGAGAGCTGGTGGATGGGTAGAGACGAGCCGCCCTTGGCGTTTTTCCTGCCGCGTTGTCGATTGGCGGAATCGGCAATGAGAGCGTCCCCTGTCCCCAGGGAGAGGATGCCGGCAGGCAGCACGGGCCTATGATATTTGACGGCAGCTTTGTCGCGAAAAGTGCGCGGTCACCGAATTCCCGAATTGAATTTCTCAGCCAATTGTCGAGGTCGGCCCCGCCCCTCATCCGCCCGCCGGCACCTTCTCCCCGTATAGTGACGGGGAGAAGGGAGCTCTGGTCAACAAAAAACCCGCCTCGAAGGCGGGTTCTTGATCTGCGACAAGGCAGGAATAGGCTTAAAGGCCGAAACCTTCGAAGCGCTTCTTGAACTTCGACAGGCGGCCGCCGCGGTCGAGCAGGGTCTGCTGGCCGCCGGTCCAGGCCGGGTGCGTGGTCGGGTCGATATCGAGGTTCATCGTATCGCCTTCCTTGCCCCAGGTCGAACGGGTCAGGTATTCGGTGCCGTCGGTCATGACGACCTTGATGGTGTGGTAGTCGGGATGGATATCGGTCTTCATGGTTCTGTTCCTGGCTTACCGGCGCTGCCGACGGGCCCAAGGCCTGCGTCGATGCGCCCCTTTTTAAAACTCGAAGCCGCAGCTATTGAGGAGCCGCGGCTTCTAAAACGGTCGGCGAGCCTATACATCAGCCGGAATTGAATCACAAGGCCGCGGCACGCGCATATTCGAAGCGCATAGCCGAAGGTGGCCAGAGGAAACGGTCATGGCGAACATCAGTGGCGAGGAAGACGGGCGCAGACGCTCGCTCGGCCCTCTGAGACGCCTTTATCCTTACATCTTCCGCTACCGCAAGATGGTCATCGGCGCGATCATATCGCTGGTCGTAGCGGCGGCAACGACGCTGGCCTTGCCAATGGCCGTGCGCCGTATGATCGACCATGGCTTTTCCGCCTCCGATTCCAAATTCATCGCTGAATATTTCGCCATGCTGGTGGTGATGGCCGCATTGCTGGCTGCGGCCTCGGCCAGCCGCTATTATTTCGTCATCACCCTCGGCGAGCGGGTGGTCGCCGACATCCGCCGCGACGTTTTCGCTCATGTTACGACGCTGTCGCCGGCCTTCTTCGACACGGCCCAGTCGGGCGAGATCGTGTCGCGTCTTGCCGCCGACACCACGCAGGTGAAATCGGCGGTCGGCGCCACCGCCTCGGTGGCGCTGCGCAACGTCATCCTCGGTCTCGGTGCGGTGGCGATGATGGTGTTCACCAGCCCGAAACTGTCCGGCCTCGTCATCGCCGCCATCCCGCTCATCGTGCTGCCACTGGTCGCTTTCGGCCGTTCGGTCAGGCGCAAGTCACGGCAGGCGCAGGATACGCTGGCCAACGCCACCGCCTATGCCAGCGAGCAGATCGGCGCGGTGCGCACGCTGCAGGCCTTCACCAACGAGACGCTGGTCACCGGCCGTTTCTCCGCAGCAGTGGAAGCCGCCTTCGAGGCGGCGCGCGGCTCGGTCTTCGCGCGCGCCTTCCTCACCTTCTTCGCCATCTTCATGATTTTTTCCTCGGTGGTGGCGGTGCTGTGGTTCGGCTCGCGCGACGTGCTCTCCGGCACGATGTCGGCAGGCACGCTCGGCCAGTTCCTGCTCTATTCGGTGTTCGCGGCCGGCGCGCTCGGCGCGCTGTCGGAAGTGTGGGGCGAGCTCGCCCAGGCGGCGGGTGCCGCCGAGCGGCTGACCGAGATCCTGGCCGAGAAGCCGGCGATCCAGCCGCCCGCCGATCCGCGGCCATTGCCGGCGAAGGCGAAAGGCGCGATCAGCTTCGACGACGTCTCCTTCTCCTATCCGGCACGGCCGGACCGTGCCGCCGTGCATGGCCTCAGCTTCCAGGTGAAGCCCGGTGAGACGGTGGCCATCGTCGGCCCTTCCGGCGCGGGCAAAAGCACTGTCTTTTCACTGATCCTGCGCTTCTACGACCCCGAGACCGGCCGCATCGTCATCGACGGCATCGATTTGCGCGAGGCCGATCCGGTGGCGATCAGGCAGCGCATCGCCATCGTGCCACAGGACGTCACCATCTTCGCCGCCAGCGCTCGCGACAATATCGGCTTCGGCCGGCCTGGCGCCAGTGATGTTGAGATCGAGGCGGCGGCGAAGGCAGCACTCGCCGACGAATTCATCCTCAAGCTGGACAAGGGCTATGAGAGCCAGGTCGGCGAGCGCGGGGTGACGCTGTCCGGCGGCCAGCGCCAGCGCGTGGCGATAGCCCGCGCCATCCTGCGCGACGCACCGATCCTGTTGCTCGACGAGGCGACCTCGGCGCTCGACGCCGAAAGCGAGACGCTGGTGCAGACGGCGCTTGAGCGCCTCATGCAGGGCCGCACCACGATCGTCATCGCCCACCGGCTGGCGACGGTGCTGAAGGCCGACCGGATTCTCGTCATGGAAGGCGGCCGCATTGTCGAGGAAGGCACGCATCAGAGCCTGGTCGCCAAGGGCGGCATCTATGCGCGGCTGGCCAAGCTGCAGTTCGAGACCGGCGCCAGCGCCTTCAAAGGCGCGGCTGAATAATCGCCTCGGTTTTCATTCAGTTCAGTGCGGCAAGCCGCCGTTCGGGCCGGCGCGGTCCACCATGGTCGGCGTCGGCAGGTCGGTGCCGAGGTCGGCGGCCTTGATCGGAAAGTTCTTGGCGAG
Coding sequences:
- a CDS encoding SelT/SelW/SelH family protein is translated as MSDKPLPTVRITYCTQCQWLLRAGWMAQELLSTFGTDLGEVTLVPGTGGIFSISCNDTLVWERKRDGGFPDAAKLKQLVRDVIDPERDLGHADRKGDKKDPA
- the rpmE gene encoding 50S ribosomal protein L31, which gives rise to MKTDIHPDYHTIKVVMTDGTEYLTRSTWGKEGDTMNLDIDPTTHPAWTGGQQTLLDRGGRLSKFKKRFEGFGL
- a CDS encoding ABC transporter transmembrane domain-containing protein; protein product: MANISGEEDGRRRSLGPLRRLYPYIFRYRKMVIGAIISLVVAAATTLALPMAVRRMIDHGFSASDSKFIAEYFAMLVVMAALLAAASASRYYFVITLGERVVADIRRDVFAHVTTLSPAFFDTAQSGEIVSRLAADTTQVKSAVGATASVALRNVILGLGAVAMMVFTSPKLSGLVIAAIPLIVLPLVAFGRSVRRKSRQAQDTLANATAYASEQIGAVRTLQAFTNETLVTGRFSAAVEAAFEAARGSVFARAFLTFFAIFMIFSSVVAVLWFGSRDVLSGTMSAGTLGQFLLYSVFAAGALGALSEVWGELAQAAGAAERLTEILAEKPAIQPPADPRPLPAKAKGAISFDDVSFSYPARPDRAAVHGLSFQVKPGETVAIVGPSGAGKSTVFSLILRFYDPETGRIVIDGIDLREADPVAIRQRIAIVPQDVTIFAASARDNIGFGRPGASDVEIEAAAKAALADEFILKLDKGYESQVGERGVTLSGGQRQRVAIARAILRDAPILLLDEATSALDAESETLVQTALERLMQGRTTIVIAHRLATVLKADRILVMEGGRIVEEGTHQSLVAKGGIYARLAKLQFETGASAFKGAAE
- a CDS encoding TerC family protein yields the protein MQLIEFLAPHFAFVSDPTAWVALLTLVVLEVVLGIDNLIFISILTNKLPAGQRARARRLGISAALIMRLVLLATISIIVQLTTPVFTALGHGFSWRDLILIAGGLFLVWKATKEIHHTVDPEDHKDTMLGETLQISLAGAIFQILLLDLVFSIDSIITAVGMTDEIAIMYIAVIVAVSVMMLAAGPLADFIAKNPSIVMLALGFLLMIGMTLIADGMGYHVPKGYIYAAMGFSALVEGLNMLARRRKKARSGEGH
- a CDS encoding YebC/PmpR family DNA-binding transcriptional regulator → MAGHSQFKNIMHRKGRQDAVRSKMFSKLAREITVAAKTGTPDPAMNPRLRLAVQNAKAVSMPKDNIQRAINKASAGDGENYEAVRYEGYGPGGVALIVEALTDNRNRSASNVRAAFTKAGGALGETGSVSFMWNRVGEIYYPASAGNADKVMEAAIEAGADDVESDEEGHTIYCAFENLGDVSKALEASLGEAESVKPIWQPQNNVPVDEERAQSLMKLVATLEDDDDVQSVYANFEVDDETMAKLSAA
- a CDS encoding helix-turn-helix domain-containing protein, translating into MSSRSRDDNVFKALAHPRRRELLDRLKDAPLTTGMLCEAFPDMDRCTVMLHLKVLEEAELVVAKREGRERWNHLNALPIKQIHDRWISQYAGHALSIIGRLKSDLEH
- a CDS encoding NAD(P)H-binding protein, which translates into the protein MTAKPILILGGTGKTGRRLAERLIARKIPVRIGSRAGTPPFDWLDKETWGRALDGVGAVYISYYPDIAVPGAAETVEAFARLAVERGVKRLVLLSGRGEPEAQRAEEMLKASGADWTILRCAWFSQNFSEGFLIESILEGEVALPVGNVGEPFVEVDDIADVAATVLTEPGHIGQLYELTGPRLLSFADAVAEIGKAAGRDIRYQQISHAEFTEAVAAHNLPPEFGWLLDELFTKVLDGRNETLADGVQRALGRQPKDFSAYATETAASGIWSN
- a CDS encoding SRPBCC domain-containing protein, with product MSLGFRVSGRIGKPVAEVFDAVANPGKLSGYFTTLGGASAPLVAGTTVTWWKTVPVEVDEVVPNKRILLRWDGSGPGVVPAYKTTIEMNFEPLEDGGTFVTIAESGWREDEAGRKSSYGNCEGWSQMLACMKAYVEYGINLREGFYPSEMRGELPTSDSK
- a CDS encoding DUF1772 domain-containing protein, giving the protein MMKLLPTLTFIAAIGSGVVGGVFFAFSNFVMAALARLPVPSGIAAMNSINVTVITPTFMTALFGTGLICLGLIAAALLGWTQSGTYWLLAGAVIYFVGNPIVTMVFNVPLNDALAAVDPASANGAAVWANHLSQWVMWNHVRTITAIVSMACFILSML
- a CDS encoding TetR/AcrR family transcriptional regulator, which translates into the protein MEGRGAAPHQQDGSVASPRRSPSQQRSRERVERMLAAASALIAEQGSDAMRMGEVAERAGVSIGSLYQFFPDKRAIVWALAERYTAESQACIAAALKDVGDAEGLRRAFSELVDVYYRLFLAEPVMRDIWSGTQADKALHALELADSRANAEFLTAVLKRLRPNADPVALETTALLIWQMGEAAMRLAISVDRKEGDRLVAAYKRMALRELVDG